In Nocardioides conyzicola, one genomic interval encodes:
- a CDS encoding Fur family transcriptional regulator: MTNTEQSPLRPTRQRRAVVDAMASFADFRSAQEIHELLGERGEQVGLATVYRTLQRLAEAGEVDVLRTEDGEAIYRRCSDSHHHHLVCRSCGATIEVEGPTVERWTSSIAAEHGYADVSHALEIFGTCPRCR; the protein is encoded by the coding sequence ATGACGAACACTGAGCAATCGCCGCTGCGGCCCACCCGCCAGCGCCGGGCCGTCGTCGACGCGATGGCGTCGTTCGCGGACTTCCGCTCCGCGCAGGAGATCCACGAGCTCCTCGGCGAACGCGGCGAGCAGGTCGGCCTGGCGACCGTCTACCGGACCCTCCAGCGGCTGGCGGAGGCCGGCGAGGTCGACGTGCTGCGCACCGAGGACGGCGAGGCGATCTACCGACGGTGCTCGGACAGCCATCACCACCACCTGGTCTGCCGCTCCTGCGGGGCGACCATCGAGGTGGAGGGACCGACGGTCGAGCGGTGGACGTCGAGCATCGCGGCCGAGCACGGGTACGCCGACGTCAGCCACGCCCTGGAGATCTTCGGGACCTGCCCGCGCTGCCGCTAG
- a CDS encoding HAMP domain-containing sensor histidine kinase, whose amino-acid sequence MTRRSWSIAWMAEPGRFQVLFSVLYAVDVGLRVAFGARFDLLSGPGLGLVGAVVLFVLGVAVPWDRLDPRLALVLPVGSIAVVGVTRLAPEGGNGLLAVFPALWLGRQWGRRGAVIAGVATVLFLVVPGAVYSHGDSVMVPRVLFIALVVVVTALAVADGMEQVQAHEGTIEHQRRVSQAIFDTVDVGLLLLGKDGEYVGMNRRHQEFMAIGYPAGHEGQAGQLGEVYDVDGRTPMRAEQMPAYRASAEEEFDDVRMWIGRDPATRRALSVSARAVRTRDGAFAGAALAYNDVTDFMRALKVKDEFVALVSHELRTPLTSIVGYVQILEEDPAIPPHAVEQLRVVHRNAERLRRLIGDLLDTAQRDGSPMPINRSDADLAAIVVESVEAARPTAAGAGVDIALTAPEQLRMSLDAQRIAQAVDNLLSNAIKYTEPGGAVTVRLAADERDVELEVVDTGIGIAPDDCDRLFTRFFRTEDAARRAVAGAGLGLSITKDIVESHGGRVDVESEVGRGSTFRVRLPSVG is encoded by the coding sequence GTGACCCGGCGGAGCTGGTCGATCGCCTGGATGGCCGAGCCGGGTCGGTTCCAGGTCCTCTTCAGCGTGCTGTACGCCGTGGACGTCGGCCTGCGCGTGGCGTTCGGCGCCCGGTTCGACCTGCTCTCGGGCCCGGGGCTCGGGCTGGTCGGCGCGGTGGTCCTGTTCGTCCTGGGTGTGGCGGTGCCGTGGGACCGGCTTGACCCGCGGCTGGCGCTGGTCCTGCCGGTCGGCTCGATCGCGGTCGTCGGCGTGACGCGGCTGGCGCCCGAGGGTGGCAACGGTCTGCTCGCCGTCTTCCCGGCGCTCTGGCTGGGGCGGCAGTGGGGACGGCGCGGCGCCGTCATCGCCGGCGTGGCGACCGTCCTCTTCCTCGTGGTGCCGGGTGCCGTCTACAGCCACGGCGACTCCGTGATGGTCCCGCGGGTGCTCTTCATCGCCCTCGTGGTGGTCGTCACCGCGCTCGCCGTCGCGGACGGCATGGAGCAGGTCCAGGCGCACGAGGGCACGATCGAGCACCAGCGCCGGGTCAGCCAGGCGATCTTCGACACCGTCGACGTCGGCCTGCTGCTGCTCGGCAAGGACGGGGAGTACGTCGGCATGAACCGCCGGCACCAGGAGTTCATGGCCATCGGCTACCCCGCGGGGCACGAGGGCCAGGCCGGCCAGCTCGGCGAGGTGTACGACGTCGACGGCCGGACCCCGATGCGGGCCGAGCAGATGCCGGCGTACCGGGCCAGCGCCGAGGAGGAGTTCGACGACGTCCGGATGTGGATCGGCCGGGACCCGGCGACCCGGCGGGCGCTCTCGGTCTCGGCGCGGGCGGTGCGGACCCGGGATGGCGCGTTCGCGGGCGCCGCACTCGCGTACAACGACGTCACCGACTTCATGCGCGCCCTCAAGGTGAAGGACGAGTTCGTCGCCCTGGTGTCCCACGAGCTGCGCACGCCCCTGACGTCGATCGTCGGCTACGTGCAGATCCTCGAGGAGGACCCGGCCATCCCCCCGCACGCCGTCGAGCAGCTCCGGGTCGTGCACCGCAACGCCGAGCGGCTGCGTCGCCTGATCGGCGACCTGCTCGACACCGCGCAGCGCGACGGCAGCCCGATGCCGATCAACCGCAGTGACGCCGACCTCGCGGCGATCGTGGTCGAGTCGGTCGAGGCGGCCCGGCCGACGGCCGCCGGCGCCGGCGTCGACATCGCGCTGACGGCGCCCGAGCAGCTCCGCATGAGCCTCGACGCCCAGCGGATCGCGCAGGCCGTCGACAACCTGCTCTCCAACGCCATCAAGTACACCGAGCCGGGTGGCGCGGTGACGGTCCGGCTGGCCGCTGACGAGCGGGACGTCGAGCTCGAGGTCGTCGACACCGGCATCGGCATCGCCCCCGACGACTGCGACCGGCTCTTCACCCGCTTCTTCCGCACCGAGGACGCCGCCCGGCGGGCCGTGGCCGGCGCCGGTCTCGGGCTGAGCATCACCAAGGACATCGTCGAGAGCCACGGCGGTCGGGTCGACGTCGAGAGCGAGGTCGGCCGGGGGAGCACCTTCCGGGTGCGCCTGCCGTCCGTCGGCTAG
- a CDS encoding isoprenyl transferase, translating to MKRAVRQPTPHPSGARPPAIPKDLVPRHVAIVMDGNGRWAKDRGLPRTKGHEQGESSLFDVVEGAIEIGVKAISAYAFSTENWSRSPDEVKFLMGFNRDVIRRRRDEMHELGVRVRWAGRAPRLWKSVIRELQVAEELTRKNDVLTLTMCVNYGGRAELADTARSIAREVAAGRLDPEKVDEKTFARHLYVPEQSDADLIWRTSGEQRLSNFLLWQAAYAELVFTDVLWPDVDRRHLWNAIDLYARRDRRYGGAQQ from the coding sequence GTGAAGCGCGCCGTCCGTCAGCCCACGCCGCACCCGTCCGGCGCTCGTCCGCCGGCCATCCCGAAGGACCTGGTGCCGCGGCACGTCGCCATCGTGATGGACGGCAACGGTCGCTGGGCCAAGGACCGCGGCCTGCCCCGCACCAAGGGCCACGAGCAGGGCGAGTCCTCCCTCTTCGACGTCGTCGAGGGTGCGATCGAGATCGGCGTGAAGGCGATCTCGGCGTACGCCTTCTCCACGGAGAACTGGTCCCGCTCGCCCGACGAGGTGAAGTTCCTGATGGGCTTCAACCGCGACGTGATCCGCCGGCGCCGCGACGAGATGCACGAGCTCGGGGTCCGCGTCCGGTGGGCCGGCCGGGCGCCGCGCCTGTGGAAGTCGGTGATCCGCGAGCTCCAGGTCGCGGAGGAGCTGACGCGCAAGAACGACGTCCTCACGCTGACGATGTGCGTCAACTACGGCGGCCGCGCCGAGCTCGCCGACACCGCGCGCAGCATCGCCCGCGAGGTCGCCGCCGGCCGGCTCGACCCCGAGAAGGTCGACGAGAAGACCTTCGCCCGGCACCTCTACGTCCCCGAGCAGTCCGACGCCGACCTGATCTGGCGCACGTCGGGGGAGCAGCGGCTCTCCAACTTCCTGCTCTGGCAGGCGGCGTACGCCGAGCTCGTGTTCACCGACGTGCTGTGGCCCGACGTCGACCGGCGCCATCTCTGGAACGCCATCGATCTCTACGCCCGACGGGACCGGCGGTACGGCGGAGCCCAGCAGTGA
- the recO gene encoding DNA repair protein RecO codes for MLYRDEAIVLRTHKLGEADRIITLLTRQHGRVRAVAKGVRRTTSRFGSRLEPFTYVDLQLAEGRNLDTITQAETITPFAKGLGLDYDRYTAGTVMLETADRLVTEEREPSVQQFLLLVGGLRAMTAGEHAPSQVLDSYLLRSLAVAGYAPSFDHCARCGTLPHPGSPHRWFNPSMGGVLCATCRVPGSANPAPETVLLLAALLSGDWPVVDATHPRTLKEGSSLVAAYLAWHLERGLKSLMYVER; via the coding sequence GTGCTCTACCGTGACGAGGCGATCGTGCTGCGCACCCACAAGCTGGGTGAAGCAGACCGCATCATCACGCTGCTGACGCGGCAGCACGGTCGCGTCCGCGCGGTCGCCAAGGGCGTACGCCGTACCACCTCCCGCTTCGGGTCGCGCCTCGAGCCGTTCACGTACGTCGACCTGCAGCTCGCCGAGGGCCGCAACCTCGACACGATCACCCAGGCGGAGACGATCACGCCGTTCGCCAAGGGTCTCGGTCTGGACTACGACCGCTACACCGCCGGCACCGTGATGCTCGAGACCGCGGACCGGTTGGTGACCGAGGAGCGGGAGCCGTCGGTCCAGCAGTTCCTGCTGCTCGTCGGCGGCCTGCGCGCGATGACGGCGGGCGAGCACGCGCCCAGCCAGGTCCTGGACTCCTACCTGCTCCGCTCGCTCGCGGTCGCCGGCTACGCCCCGTCGTTCGACCACTGCGCGCGGTGCGGCACCCTGCCCCACCCGGGGAGCCCGCACCGGTGGTTCAACCCGTCGATGGGCGGAGTGCTGTGCGCGACCTGCCGGGTCCCGGGCTCCGCCAACCCCGCACCCGAGACCGTCCTGCTGCTCGCCGCCCTGCTGTCCGGTGACTGGCCGGTCGTCGACGCCACCCACCCGCGCACCCTCAAGGAGGGCAGCAGCCTGGTCGCGGCGTACCTCGCCTGGCACCTCGAGCGCGGGCTGAAGTCCCTGATGTACGTCGAGCGCTGA
- a CDS encoding alpha/beta fold hydrolase translates to MLVSERIGQLFVETDAGRDRLEFTEYGDGDAWVVLLPAELLPRRMQQPLARVLAAEGLHVVTLDPLGHGRSDRPADPQAYSVTVFAEQVVALLDHLGAPQAVVGGISLGANVALETAAIAPERVRGLILEAPILDNGVEAGILTFGPLLLTARFLPLAVTALRRTTRPVPRGIVPFWAGIALDTCDQRPGAVAALVHGLFFGRAAPSARERRRIDVPALVVGHPLDPTRPLADAEMLAGELPQATLLRARTPWEWRLRPQRLDEAAVELATRCWRTPRRRRRTGS, encoded by the coding sequence ATGCTGGTGTCGGAGCGGATCGGGCAGCTGTTCGTGGAGACCGACGCCGGTCGCGACCGGCTCGAGTTCACCGAGTACGGCGACGGAGACGCCTGGGTGGTGCTGTTGCCGGCCGAGCTGCTGCCCCGGCGGATGCAGCAGCCGCTCGCGCGCGTCCTCGCCGCTGAGGGGCTGCACGTGGTCACCTTGGACCCGTTGGGCCACGGCCGCTCGGACCGCCCCGCCGACCCGCAGGCCTACTCGGTCACGGTGTTCGCGGAGCAGGTGGTCGCCCTCCTGGACCACCTCGGCGCCCCCCAGGCCGTCGTGGGCGGGATCTCCCTGGGCGCCAACGTCGCGCTCGAGACGGCGGCCATCGCTCCCGAGCGGGTGCGCGGCCTGATCCTCGAGGCGCCGATCCTCGACAACGGCGTGGAGGCCGGGATCCTGACCTTCGGGCCGCTGCTGCTGACCGCGCGCTTCCTCCCGCTGGCCGTGACGGCGCTCCGCCGGACCACCCGACCGGTCCCGCGCGGCATCGTGCCCTTCTGGGCCGGCATCGCGCTCGACACCTGCGACCAGCGGCCCGGCGCCGTGGCGGCGCTGGTGCACGGGCTGTTCTTCGGCCGGGCGGCCCCGTCCGCACGCGAGCGGCGCCGGATCGACGTACCGGCCCTCGTCGTCGGACACCCTCTCGACCCGACGCGGCCGCTGGCCGACGCCGAGATGCTCGCCGGCGAGCTGCCCCAGGCCACGTTGCTGCGGGCGCGTACGCCGTGGGAGTGGCGGCTGCGGCCGCAGCGCCTCGACGAGGCGGCGGTCGAGCTCGCCACCCGGTGCTGGCGCACGCCGCGCCGTCGCCGTCGCACCGGATCGTGA